In Pagrus major chromosome 23, Pma_NU_1.0, the genomic window CTGATATGGATCTAAACAGTGCAAATGACATTACGATGAGGTATTGGTGGTATTGGCTCGTGATTGTGAGTCACTTTCGAGACCCTTGATATAAAGTGAAAGTGAGAGGTCATAAGTTAACAATGGGACCCCGCAGATTATGAGTCACTAATAGAAGGATACAGTGGGACCCTCCCTGCCGTATGCTGTCGAAGAATGTTCCCTCTCGAATCTGAAGGAGCAAAATAACAAATCTGCACCGCACAAGAACACAAAACATCGTATCTACTGACATACATCACAACATTAGAGATGCGATATAAAAGGTCATGGGAACAGTTAGTCATTGCAGCCAAGACACATATTTTCCAAGTTACTAAGGTTTCATCCGAAAACGATTCTTTTCCAAACCTCTGCTGCAGAGTGCCACATTTACTACCACTCACTGTAATAACTGTTCCCACCACAGCTTTCGATTACACTGAGGAGAGGTCCAAGATACTGAATTCTAATGCGGATATCAGACAGTCACCACCCACTCTGTCTCATTTATTAGACGCATTTACATGGGCTGGTTTGTTCCTACCCTTGTTTTCCACTGCCCAATGTGCAAGATTTGTGTGTCCACGTAAAAATGTATGTCAACTTCTGCGAAAAAACCTCCATCAACTCTTTCCATTATTTCCATGCCATGTTTTTTCTCGACTGTTACTTTCAGTGGCGCCAGTTAAGAATCAACAGATTATGATTTCCCAGAATTTAAGATATGTgaagcccagtcaccagaataatgTGTCTGCATTTGAACATTTCTGCGAACCACGGATAcgttaaatgtttcatttgtatCATAGCAACACTTCTACAGTACGTGTCATTTCACGTTCACATTATGCTGTCCttcatgtcaggaggaggaggggatggcggtgccaagcgagagaccactgttcaagattgcattttaaaacatcttggaaacaaaatgatatttttgatgagacatcaggacagtttccagccgtgTTAGCAACAAAAGCAGACGGAAGACAGAACTAGATAAGCCaaaacaggatgttttcctATCCCTATCCAAATTAAGCATGAAGAaacttctaagtgctgtatcataggtgactggacgtgtttcagtttcctgaagatgtttcacacactcatccaagaggcttcttcagtacTGAACTGACGTCTAGTTATCTACAATACAGTACTTAGAATTACAATTACCATGTCATACCATGagctggatgactgagaacgtTCATCAACAACGAGAACAAAACGTTTCAGCATCTCCGTGAATGCAGAAAAGTGCGTTGAcgacatttattttacagattgGGTCAATGTCACAAACCCAACCACAGGACTTTATACGTTAAAATGACATTACTATCaaatatgtgtgtattgttGGGTCCCTGTAAATCAGTTAATTAAAGATCATGGTCTGAAATCTGCTCCAATTGAAATGTGTCATGAGAtatctttttttgtgaattgcCGCTATAAATATAATTGACTTGTGAGAAAAAAGGGATGAATACCCTATGTGATAGATATTTTCGGTAAACTTAGCAGCAAAACTGACCCTTTGAATTTTCTGCCTTCAGATGATTCAATTGTCAACAGTTccctgctgctctgcctcatCTAGAGACCAACACAAGGGGACAGCATTTAGCCATGGGCCGTGTGCTCCAACAGTCAAGcttaacattaaaatgtcactCGAGACATCACATGTTGCttcatttgtaaaaaaacataaataaataaataaatgaataaggCTTCCGTGTGACAAACTGTGGTAGTGGTTGGTTTCCAAGTAGCATGTAAAATTGCTGACAGTGTCTCAACACATTGGTATCTGACAGCACAGCCCTGCTTTATCAATGGAAAATGTTCCATGTTTTCCGTGTGAATAGTTTGTTTGAGATTATCTTATGACTGAGTACTCTCAATCCCACACAAATTCTCTGTAAAAGTCACGTCTAGACGAAAGCtaaatgatgaaagaaaaacttACATCATGAATCCCAACCACACAGCTGTTAAAGTCTCTCACACCTCGCAGGTCAGCCAGCGCTGGAACATAATGACTCACACATGCACGGAGGATGAGAAACATTCAAGACAGTACAAGAAGACTGTACAGAACATCTGACAGGCCACTCATGATTTGACCTTAGTCAGACTACACACAACCAAGCTATGAACTGCGTTTAGTTTCAACTCAGGGTGTTTTACCGATTTGAACAAAAACTCATGGTACAAGCCTGAGGGAAAATGAAATTAAGGTTTCACTTAACCCACTCGcccacctgtacacacacatgcacactcacagcCCTgctaaagtacatttacaccAAGCGACGATCTGGGGTTGGAAAGTGAGTCAGGCAATCTGCTgacacccccctccctcccagcAGCCCCCACTACCACTTCCTCTACAGTTTACAAATATACAACTCTGTGGGTGTTTTCAAGAGCAGCTTCTTCGAACAGACACAGCTGAAGGGAAAGCGTAACAGTGACTGCATGAgaggtacaaaaaaaaaaaagcttcgCAGAGTAATGAGGTTGGCCTGTTGTTTGCACATATATGTGAGCATGCTTGTCACCATGGTGATGAAAAGCGTTACGAGGAATGAGACCGCTGATCTGAATACACTGTCACAAATACTGTGTCAAAAGTTGTTCTGTAATtttctgtgtcactgtggtaaaaaaacaaccgtccacagtttgtgtgtgtgcggttgGACTGAGTGGGTGAGACATTTGCTGCTACTGAGACCACTCAGCACGGCAGCAGGAAATGCAAGCGGTAGCTCACTTCAACTACCTGACGGCCTGTAGGGAGAGTATGagaaaaccaacaaacaagACTCTTAAATCATTAtctgtttatttcagtgtttaatatACATTATTGTCGATAAATACAGTGGAATTTaagcgttttttttttattctatcaCTGAACGAACAAATAAATAGTTTGCGGTATGTGTCACAGcaagaatgaaaagaaatgtgtaaCATTGCACTTAATTTTAGCATGAACATTACATATACGGCTATACTCAGCAACTATAAATGAGAAATGTTTAACATTCAGAAGATTAAGTTTAAAGTACGTATACTTGTAAGCGTATAAAAAGTCCCTGATGTGTGAATAGTATAAGGAAACCCCCGGCATAGACACGACCTTTATCACTTACTGAACAGCATTTTCTTTACAAAGAGGATCAGtaatcctcctcctttttttccacttctACGTTTTACTCTTATTTCAAACTTTCCCGATTCACGATGAAATATCAATGTGATATTTATatcataaatgcaccaaagaTGTTCTCAAAAGATTTGGATCGGGCAACTTGTGAGGTATTGCTCACTTTCACAAAAATGGCATCATCTTTATGGAGGTGAAACACTCCACCCAGGTAACTGTTTGACAGTTGCATCTTCTTTGACCTCATTTGACCGTATTTTCTGGATTTCAGAAGGGTAATACTTTTACCAACGTACAGCTTAGTTCTCCGTTCAACAGAGTGGCGAAATACACCAAAGTCAGAGAAGGAAACCTTGGAGTAGACGTAGTAATAACCCTCCTTCTGAATGACAAGACTCCCATCTTCGTAGTCCATCTCACAGAGGATAGGTTCTGCAACCGTGCTCCAAGCCATGGTTTGGTCTCTATGAACTACATCTTGTCCATCTGAAAAAGGGCAACAATGTGAAGTCTTTTAAAACAGgggctttaaaatgaattttgCTCAAACCACATGATTGATGGCAATGACTACGGCAATATATGTGATGAAATAAAGGGGGGACATCAACACTGGTCTCACCTGTCAGATGTGCAACCGGTTTGGAAGGAAGAATACAAAATCTGGGCCTTTCAGTGGGAGAAGTATCATCTTCACCTGTGTGAGGAGCAGACATCATGTCTCTGATGTGGATTAAGTCACTGAAGATATTTAGAGTAAAACGGGCTACGACATACCTGCAACCTGCTTAGAGGACGATGCTGAGGTGTCCTGCAACGGAAATAAAATAGTTAGCCTCAGATGTATGTGGacattttgttg contains:
- the tnfsf14 gene encoding tumor necrosis factor ligand superfamily member 14, translating into MAEGGYPSVYVVDSFANRPPVPPRLSQRRRRAGVAQTLLFLLVSLALGGMAIEACFIYRLYRAESDTSASSSKQVAGEDDTSPTERPRFCILPSKPVAHLTDGQDVVHRDQTMAWSTVAEPILCEMDYEDGSLVIQKEGYYYVYSKVSFSDFGVFRHSVERRTKLYVGKSITLLKSRKYGQMRSKKMQLSNSYLGGVFHLHKDDAIFVKVSNTSQVARSKSFENIFGAFMI